From Silvimonas iriomotensis, a single genomic window includes:
- a CDS encoding rubredoxin — MKKYMCLICGFIYDEAEGCPNDGIAPGTTWEDVPINWTCPDCGARKEDFEMVEI; from the coding sequence ATGAAAAAATATATGTGCCTGATTTGTGGATTCATTTACGACGAAGCCGAGGGCTGTCCGAACGACGGAATCGCCCCGGGAACGACGTGGGAAGACGTGCCCATCAACTGGACTTGCCCTGATTGCGGCGCACGCAAAGAAGATTTCGAAATGGTCGAAATCTGA
- a CDS encoding CopD family protein, translating into MLWVKAFHIIFVVSWFAGLFYLPRLFVNLAMVEDGPARERLMLMTGKLLRFMTPIAVLAVGFGLWTWSYYNFFAGPGWRWMHAKLLLVFLLIVYHGVCIHLFSRFTAHRNTHSHVWYRWFNEIPVLLLAGVVILVTVKPF; encoded by the coding sequence ATGCTTTGGGTCAAGGCATTCCACATCATTTTCGTCGTCAGCTGGTTTGCTGGTCTGTTTTACCTGCCCCGCCTGTTCGTGAATCTGGCCATGGTCGAAGACGGTCCCGCCCGTGAACGGCTGATGCTGATGACAGGCAAACTGTTGCGATTCATGACCCCCATCGCCGTGCTGGCAGTGGGCTTCGGGCTGTGGACCTGGTCTTACTACAATTTCTTCGCCGGCCCCGGCTGGCGCTGGATGCACGCCAAACTATTGCTGGTGTTCCTGCTGATTGTTTACCACGGCGTATGCATTCATCTGTTCTCGCGCTTCACCGCACATCGCAATACCCACAGCCACGTCTGGTATCGCTGGTTTAACGAAATCCCGGTGCTGCTGCTGGCCGGCGTGGTCATTCTGGTCACCGTCAAACCCTTCTGA
- a CDS encoding CYTH domain-containing protein, translating to MAQEIERKYLLANAQWRGETTRSTRIAQGYLNDEPARTVRVRIKGDQGFLTIKGKNEGIARAEFEYQIPLADAAELLKLCPNVLDKTRHEIHRDGFVWEIDEFAGDNAGLIVAEIELPTVDTVFAKPDWLGEEVSGDARYYNSALSTHPYTRWPR from the coding sequence ATGGCTCAGGAAATCGAACGCAAATATCTGCTGGCCAACGCGCAATGGCGTGGCGAAACAACCCGCTCCACCCGCATTGCCCAAGGCTATCTGAATGATGAACCCGCGCGCACCGTGCGTGTACGCATCAAGGGCGACCAGGGCTTTCTGACCATCAAGGGCAAGAACGAAGGCATCGCCCGCGCCGAATTTGAATATCAGATTCCGCTGGCCGATGCGGCAGAACTGCTCAAGCTCTGCCCCAATGTGCTCGATAAAACCCGTCATGAAATCCACCGTGACGGCTTTGTCTGGGAGATCGATGAATTTGCCGGTGACAACGCCGGCTTGATCGTCGCTGAAATCGAACTCCCGACGGTCGATACCGTATTTGCCAAACCCGACTGGCTGGGCGAAGAAGTCTCGGGTGATGCGCGCTATTACAACAGCGCCCTCTCCACCCACCCCTACACCCGCTGGCCACGTTGA
- the hemL gene encoding glutamate-1-semialdehyde 2,1-aminomutase, which produces MSRNQTLFEAACKHIPGGVNSPVRAFGSVGGTPPFIQRGEGAYVWDADGKRYIDYVGSWGPLILGHAHPQVIEAVQRAAANGLSFGAPTAAEIDLADLLCDMLPALDQVRLVSSGTEATMSAIRLARGFTGRDKLIKFEGCYHGHADSLLVKAGSGLLTFGNPSSAGVPAAVAADTIVLPYNDVPALEAAFAEHKGKIAAIIVEPIAGNMNLVKPSTAFVKAMRSLTEDDGAVLIYDEVMTGFRVGLHCAQGLHGITPDLVTLGKVVGGGMPLAAFGGRADIMARLAPLGPVYQAGTLSGNPVAVAAGLATLQLIRQPGFFEQLTAKTTQLVQGLQTAAAAAGETFSAQSVGGMFGVYFSKTAPQSFSEVMVSDKARFNAFFHALLDEGVYLAPSAFEAGFVSAAHTDDDLTQTLAAAGRAFARLA; this is translated from the coding sequence ATGTCCCGTAATCAGACCCTGTTTGAAGCTGCCTGCAAACACATCCCCGGTGGCGTTAATTCGCCAGTCCGCGCCTTCGGTTCGGTCGGCGGCACCCCGCCCTTCATCCAGCGCGGCGAAGGCGCCTACGTCTGGGATGCCGACGGCAAACGCTATATCGACTACGTGGGTTCCTGGGGCCCGCTGATCCTGGGTCACGCCCACCCGCAGGTCATTGAGGCAGTACAGCGTGCAGCCGCCAACGGGCTCAGTTTTGGCGCCCCTACCGCGGCTGAGATCGATCTGGCAGATCTGCTGTGTGACATGCTGCCCGCGCTTGATCAAGTGCGACTTGTCTCCAGCGGCACAGAAGCCACCATGTCCGCCATCCGCCTTGCGCGCGGTTTTACCGGTCGCGACAAACTGATCAAGTTTGAAGGCTGTTATCACGGCCACGCCGACAGTTTGCTGGTCAAGGCCGGCTCCGGCCTGTTGACCTTTGGCAATCCGTCCTCCGCTGGCGTGCCCGCAGCAGTGGCCGCGGACACCATCGTCCTGCCGTACAACGACGTTCCTGCGCTGGAAGCGGCGTTCGCTGAACATAAAGGCAAGATCGCCGCAATTATTGTCGAGCCAATTGCAGGCAACATGAACCTGGTAAAGCCCTCTACCGCCTTCGTCAAAGCCATGCGCTCACTGACCGAGGACGACGGCGCTGTCCTGATTTACGACGAAGTCATGACCGGCTTTCGCGTAGGCCTGCACTGCGCACAAGGCTTGCACGGCATCACGCCGGATCTGGTAACGCTGGGCAAAGTGGTCGGTGGCGGCATGCCGCTGGCAGCCTTCGGCGGCCGCGCCGACATCATGGCCAGACTCGCCCCGCTGGGCCCGGTCTACCAGGCCGGCACCCTGTCTGGCAACCCGGTCGCCGTAGCAGCTGGCCTGGCCACGCTGCAACTGATCCGCCAGCCCGGTTTCTTTGAACAACTCACCGCCAAAACCACCCAGCTGGTGCAAGGCCTGCAAACCGCAGCGGCCGCTGCCGGTGAAACCTTCAGCGCGCAAAGCGTGGGGGGTATGTTCGGCGTGTATTTCAGCAAAACCGCCCCGCAATCTTTCAGCGAAGTCATGGTCTCTGACAAAGCGCGCTTCAACGCGTTTTTCCATGCGCTGCTGGATGAAGGCGTCTACCTGGCGCCGTCTGCATTTGAAGCGGGGTTTGTATCGGCTGCACATACCGATGATGACCTGACCCAGACCCTGGCGGCGGCTGGTCGGGCGTTTGCAAGGCTGGCCTGA
- a CDS encoding type IV pilin protein produces MQMSLKSARRTQGFTLIEVMVTVAIIGILAAIALPAYSNYLKRGKLPEAFDNLSAYGTRLESSYNDNGNYGSSTCAISVPTSTSNFDFSCTSSAAGDTYTATATGKSGMAGYTFTLDSSGNHKTTAFPGASNLPLSCWLSKAAPSC; encoded by the coding sequence ATGCAAATGTCGTTGAAAAGTGCACGCCGCACGCAGGGCTTTACGCTGATCGAGGTGATGGTCACAGTCGCCATCATCGGGATTCTTGCCGCCATCGCATTGCCTGCATACAGCAACTATCTCAAACGCGGGAAGCTGCCCGAAGCCTTCGACAACCTGAGCGCTTACGGTACGCGGCTTGAATCCAGTTACAACGACAACGGTAACTACGGTTCGTCGACGTGCGCAATAAGCGTTCCTACAAGTACTTCCAACTTCGATTTCAGTTGTACATCCAGTGCTGCAGGCGATACCTATACCGCAACAGCAACTGGCAAATCAGGGATGGCCGGTTACACCTTCACCCTCGATAGTTCTGGTAACCACAAGACGACTGCGTTTCCGGGGGCATCCAATTTGCCATTGTCGTGCTGGCTCTCCAAGGCAGCGCCATCGTGCTGA
- a CDS encoding GspH/FimT family pseudopilin: MRLLTPPPRQRGVTLIELVIVLAITALLVALSAPALQQYMLNNRIRAVAEQMRDGIQKARLEAVRRNTPVNFSQTDASGNLGSAGTGWSIGLPGVSSMIYTRPAESGEAVLTASGSTTPSSLQPAFSGNGRFANGVTSYTVSVTSGTCASLSSPNTGNRCLNVVVSSLGNAKICDPALASTTPAGC, encoded by the coding sequence ATGCGTTTGCTGACCCCTCCCCCGCGACAACGGGGCGTCACGTTGATTGAGCTGGTTATCGTACTGGCCATCACGGCGCTACTGGTTGCGCTGTCGGCACCGGCACTGCAGCAATACATGCTCAATAACCGGATTCGTGCTGTAGCCGAACAAATGCGTGACGGGATTCAGAAAGCCCGCCTTGAGGCAGTCCGCCGCAACACGCCGGTGAACTTCAGCCAGACCGATGCGAGTGGCAACCTGGGGAGTGCCGGTACGGGTTGGTCGATTGGTTTGCCTGGCGTGTCATCCATGATTTACACCAGGCCCGCAGAAAGCGGTGAAGCTGTGCTCACGGCGTCGGGCTCCACCACGCCATCCAGCCTGCAGCCAGCATTCAGTGGCAATGGACGTTTTGCCAACGGTGTCACCAGCTACACGGTTTCAGTCACGTCCGGTACGTGCGCGTCATTAAGTAGCCCGAACACGGGTAATCGTTGTCTGAACGTGGTGGTCAGTTCGCTGGGTAACGCAAAAATCTGCGATCCCGCGTTAGCCAGCACCACGCCGGCGGGGTGTTGA
- a CDS encoding type IV pilus modification PilV family protein codes for MHMRQQSGFALLEGLITVLIFSIGIIGLVSMQGAIMKANQQSGMRAQASYFAEEIIGLATVDPNNASCYVTGSATCSNSTAQASVTDWKSRATAQLPNASVTGKTPTVTYSSTTGQFVVTLSWKRTDEPDWHQYVSTTVIKP; via the coding sequence ATGCATATGCGACAACAAAGCGGTTTCGCTCTGCTTGAGGGCCTGATTACGGTGCTGATTTTTTCGATCGGCATTATCGGTCTGGTCAGCATGCAAGGCGCAATCATGAAGGCAAACCAGCAAAGTGGCATGCGTGCGCAGGCCAGCTATTTTGCTGAGGAAATTATCGGTCTGGCCACCGTTGATCCCAACAACGCAAGTTGTTATGTCACGGGTTCAGCCACGTGTTCCAACAGTACCGCACAAGCGAGCGTAACGGACTGGAAAAGCCGGGCCACCGCCCAGTTACCAAACGCCAGCGTCACCGGGAAAACACCGACGGTGACTTATAGCTCCACCACTGGCCAGTTTGTGGTCACGCTGAGCTGGAAAAGAACCGACGAGCCGGACTGGCACCAGTACGTCTCGACCACTGTGATCAAACCATAA
- a CDS encoding PilW family protein, with product MNIVELMVAIVIWLLAALAIMSSATFFDNNRRGMTGENSVQENAMFALVDLQRDLKNSGAGFAGSNNVTCTTLNAAYGSTTLANGASVAPVVITDGGANNASDTITVLSATSFMAASPGLTRDAMSSATAAINIYSAKDWNVGDVYMLSSGTGSPCTVGSVTAITTNSLGATLTHNSTGTGSSWNSGSYTNAPSYAAKSSISKIGGLNWVSYQVASQSLNMTDKIAQSTTLIADNVVLMKAQYGVSSGSTSTVSSWVAGSGSWAAPLNSTQITQIRAVRVAMVVRIPAKIKPSVSGGSCDATTASPKVWGGTQTMDISGLANWQCYKYRTLTLTIPLKNFIFSGTST from the coding sequence ATGAATATCGTCGAATTAATGGTTGCCATTGTCATATGGTTGCTCGCTGCTCTTGCTATCATGAGCAGCGCAACCTTCTTTGACAACAACCGCCGCGGCATGACCGGGGAAAACTCCGTCCAGGAAAATGCCATGTTTGCGCTGGTAGACCTCCAGCGTGATCTGAAAAACTCCGGTGCCGGTTTTGCCGGTAGCAACAACGTGACCTGCACCACGTTGAATGCGGCTTACGGCAGCACGACGCTGGCAAACGGCGCTTCGGTTGCACCCGTAGTCATCACGGATGGCGGTGCCAACAATGCATCCGACACCATCACTGTTTTGTCTGCCACCTCCTTCATGGCAGCCTCCCCCGGGTTGACCCGGGACGCGATGTCTTCCGCTACTGCCGCTATTAATATTTATTCGGCAAAAGACTGGAATGTCGGTGACGTATACATGCTGTCCTCCGGTACCGGCTCGCCTTGCACCGTTGGCAGTGTTACTGCAATTACCACCAACTCACTGGGCGCTACCCTTACCCACAATTCCACTGGGACTGGCAGCAGCTGGAACAGTGGCAGCTATACCAATGCCCCCTCTTACGCGGCCAAAAGTTCCATCAGCAAGATTGGCGGGCTGAACTGGGTCAGCTATCAGGTGGCCAGCCAATCGCTGAACATGACAGACAAAATCGCGCAAAGCACGACTTTGATCGCCGATAACGTCGTGCTCATGAAAGCACAGTACGGCGTAAGCAGTGGCTCAACCAGCACGGTCAGCTCCTGGGTTGCTGGTAGCGGGTCCTGGGCAGCGCCGTTGAACTCGACCCAGATCACCCAGATTCGTGCGGTACGTGTGGCAATGGTTGTCCGGATTCCTGCAAAGATCAAACCGTCCGTATCCGGTGGGAGCTGTGATGCCACGACGGCATCGCCCAAGGTCTGGGGCGGTACACAGACGATGGACATCAGCGGACTTGCCAACTGGCAGTGCTACAAATACCGGACGCTGACGCTGACCATCCCGCTCAAAAACTTCATTTTCAGTGGAACGTCGACATGA
- a CDS encoding pilus assembly PilX family protein, whose product MIRLPKQTGASLLLGLIVLVVLLIATVALMRSSDTANLIAGNVAFKQAATQLAELGVNDAKGVLGSMTTPDTNVAPSSSTSYAYYALQQTTDSAGLPSVTWSNMSTVTNGLYQYQYVIERMCTGTTPVSDFVTYCSVSQQSQAGLPVNNNSNAANYQVSTAVFYRVTVHVTGPHSSESFIQAMFLK is encoded by the coding sequence ATGATCCGGCTCCCCAAGCAAACCGGCGCTTCGCTTTTACTGGGCCTGATCGTCCTTGTCGTGTTGCTGATCGCAACCGTGGCATTGATGCGCTCATCAGATACAGCCAATCTGATCGCTGGCAACGTCGCATTCAAACAGGCGGCCACTCAGTTGGCAGAGCTGGGCGTGAACGATGCCAAAGGCGTATTGGGCAGCATGACCACGCCAGATACCAACGTCGCGCCATCTTCCAGCACGAGCTATGCCTATTACGCCCTGCAGCAAACCACTGATTCTGCCGGCCTGCCCAGCGTAACCTGGTCCAACATGTCTACCGTGACCAATGGCCTTTATCAATACCAGTATGTGATCGAGCGCATGTGTACGGGCACCACGCCGGTCTCTGATTTCGTCACTTATTGTTCGGTTTCACAGCAATCCCAAGCGGGCTTGCCCGTCAACAACAATAGCAACGCAGCCAACTATCAGGTTTCAACCGCCGTGTTTTACCGGGTCACCGTACACGTGACCGGGCCCCATTCCAGCGAAAGTTTCATTCAGGCCATGTTTCTGAAGTGA